A region of Mesorhizobium sp. AR02 DNA encodes the following proteins:
- a CDS encoding ABC transporter ATP-binding protein, which translates to MGSLKIENVKKAFGPVEVLKGINLEVNDGEFVVFVGPSGCGKSTLLRVIAGLEDSTSGRVVIDGADVSATPPAKRGIAMVFQTYALYPHLTVKNNMGLGLKQAGTPAAEIDRRIGIASSMLSLEPYLERRPAELSGGQRQRVAIGRAVVREPKLFLFDEPLSNLDAALRVNTRLEIAQLHRRLKATMIYVTHDQVEAMTLADKIVVLNAGRIEQIGGPMELYNSPANEFVAGFIGSPKMNFVDGARLGETAKTIGVRPEHLTVDTKSGSWKGTVVHAEHLGADTNLYLDCEKAGLITVRIFGVYDAEPGATLYATPDPAKTYRFGADGKVLK; encoded by the coding sequence GTGGGCTCGCTGAAGATTGAGAATGTAAAGAAGGCCTTCGGGCCGGTCGAGGTGCTGAAGGGCATCAACCTCGAAGTGAATGACGGCGAATTCGTCGTCTTCGTCGGCCCGTCGGGCTGCGGCAAGTCGACCTTGCTCAGGGTCATTGCCGGGCTCGAGGATTCGACCTCGGGCCGGGTGGTCATCGACGGCGCGGATGTCTCCGCCACGCCGCCGGCCAAGCGCGGCATCGCCATGGTGTTCCAGACCTATGCGCTCTACCCGCATCTGACGGTGAAGAACAATATGGGCCTCGGCCTGAAACAGGCGGGCACCCCGGCGGCCGAGATCGATCGCCGCATCGGCATTGCCTCGTCGATGCTGTCGCTGGAGCCCTATCTGGAACGGCGGCCGGCCGAGCTCTCCGGCGGCCAGCGCCAGCGCGTCGCCATCGGCCGCGCCGTTGTGCGCGAGCCGAAGCTGTTTCTTTTCGACGAGCCCTTGTCGAACCTCGATGCCGCACTTCGCGTCAACACGCGGCTGGAGATCGCGCAGCTGCACCGCAGGCTGAAGGCAACGATGATCTACGTCACCCACGACCAGGTCGAGGCGATGACGCTGGCCGACAAGATCGTCGTGCTCAATGCCGGCCGGATCGAGCAGATCGGTGGCCCTATGGAGCTCTACAATTCGCCGGCAAACGAGTTCGTCGCCGGCTTCATCGGCTCCCCGAAGATGAATTTCGTCGACGGTGCCAGGCTCGGCGAAACGGCCAAGACCATTGGCGTGCGGCCGGAGCATCTGACGGTCGACACGAAGTCGGGCAGCTGGAAGGGCACCGTCGTGCACGCCGAGCATCTTGGTGCCGACACCAACCTTTATCTCGACTGCGAAAAGGCCGGGCTGATTACGGTGCGCATCTTTGGCGTTTATGACGCCGAGCCGGGTGCCACGCTCTATGCGACGCCGGATCCGGCGAAGACCTATCGGTTTGGCGCGGATGGGAAGGTGCTGAAGTAG
- a CDS encoding Gfo/Idh/MocA family protein, whose translation MSSKSPLRAVVAGLGNMGRSHALAYHTNPGFEIAALINRSDVPLPDGLSGYGIRRSFDEALRNEKPDVACIATYSDSHADYAVKAFEAGCHVFVEKPLATTVADAKRVVAAAKANGKKLVIGYILRHHPSWIRLIAEARKLGGPYVFRMNLNQQSSGHTWETHKQLMQTTSPIVDCGVHYLDVMLQITDARPVEVRGMGVRLTEEVAPTMYNYGHLQVLFDDGSVGWYEAGWGPMISETAFFVKDVISPKGCVSIVMKEGVKSDDIDTHTKTSTIRLHSAATGPDGKFVKEDQMLSMAAEPGHQDLCDLEQAFVLKAIREDLDLTKHMDDAVKSLAVCLAADESVRSGAAVKL comes from the coding sequence GTGAGCTCTAAATCGCCTCTTCGTGCCGTCGTCGCCGGGCTCGGCAATATGGGCCGCAGCCATGCGCTGGCGTACCACACCAACCCGGGCTTCGAGATCGCCGCGCTCATCAACCGCTCCGACGTGCCGCTGCCGGACGGGCTGTCGGGCTATGGCATCCGTCGTTCCTTCGACGAGGCCTTGCGCAACGAAAAGCCCGATGTCGCCTGCATAGCCACCTATTCCGACAGCCATGCCGACTATGCGGTTAAGGCGTTCGAAGCCGGCTGCCACGTCTTCGTCGAAAAGCCGCTGGCAACGACGGTCGCCGACGCCAAGCGCGTCGTCGCGGCCGCCAAGGCCAATGGCAAAAAACTGGTGATCGGCTACATCCTGCGCCATCACCCGTCCTGGATCAGGCTGATCGCCGAGGCGCGCAAGCTCGGCGGCCCCTACGTCTTCCGCATGAACCTCAACCAGCAATCCTCAGGCCATACCTGGGAGACGCACAAGCAGCTGATGCAGACGACGTCGCCGATCGTCGACTGCGGCGTCCACTATCTCGACGTCATGCTGCAGATCACCGACGCCAGGCCGGTCGAGGTGCGTGGCATGGGCGTGCGGCTGACCGAGGAGGTCGCGCCCACCATGTACAATTACGGCCACCTGCAGGTGCTGTTCGATGACGGTTCGGTCGGCTGGTACGAGGCCGGCTGGGGCCCGATGATTTCCGAAACAGCCTTCTTCGTGAAGGATGTCATCTCGCCGAAGGGCTGCGTGTCGATTGTCATGAAGGAGGGCGTGAAGTCCGACGACATCGACACCCACACCAAGACCTCGACCATCCGCCTGCACAGCGCCGCGACTGGGCCGGACGGCAAATTCGTCAAGGAGGACCAGATGCTGTCGATGGCAGCCGAACCGGGCCACCAAGACCTCTGCGACCTCGAACAGGCCTTCGTGCTGAAGGCCATCCGCGAGGATCTGGATCTCACCAAACACATGGACGACGCGGTGAAATCGCTCGCCGTCTGCCTCGCAGCCGACGAGAGCGTGCGCAGCGGCGCAGCCGTCAAACTCTAG
- a CDS encoding carbohydrate ABC transporter permease, giving the protein MSTATRSLPRTIGAHAILLTYTAIALFPVILVIMNSFKSRAGIFGAPLTPPTPGTFDLIGYTTVIGQGDFIHYFQNSLVVTVASLFFVLLFGAMAAFSLSEYRFRGNTLMGLYLALGIMIPIRLGTVAILQLMVASGLVNTLTALILVYTAQGLPLAVFILSEFMKQVSDDLKNAGRIDGLSEYTIFFRLVLPLVRPSMATVAVFTMIPIWNDLWFPLILAPSEETKTVTLGAQLFLGQFVTNWNAILAALSLAIMPVLILYVIFSRQLIRGITSGAVK; this is encoded by the coding sequence ATGAGCACCGCCACCCGTTCGCTCCCACGCACCATCGGCGCACACGCGATCCTGCTGACCTATACGGCGATCGCGCTGTTTCCGGTGATCCTGGTGATCATGAATTCGTTTAAATCCCGCGCCGGCATCTTCGGCGCGCCGCTGACGCCGCCGACGCCCGGGACTTTCGACCTGATCGGCTACACCACGGTCATCGGCCAGGGCGACTTCATCCATTATTTCCAGAACAGCCTCGTCGTCACCGTCGCTTCGCTGTTCTTCGTGCTTTTGTTCGGTGCGATGGCGGCGTTTTCGCTGTCGGAATACCGCTTTCGCGGCAACACGCTGATGGGACTTTATCTGGCGCTCGGCATCATGATCCCGATCCGGCTCGGCACCGTCGCCATCCTGCAATTGATGGTGGCGAGCGGGCTGGTCAACACGCTGACGGCGCTGATCCTGGTCTACACCGCGCAAGGCCTGCCGCTCGCCGTCTTCATCCTGTCGGAGTTCATGAAGCAGGTGTCCGACGATCTGAAGAACGCCGGCCGCATCGATGGTCTGTCCGAATACACCATCTTCTTCCGCCTGGTGCTGCCGCTGGTCAGGCCGTCCATGGCGACGGTCGCCGTCTTCACCATGATCCCGATCTGGAACGATCTGTGGTTCCCGCTGATCCTGGCGCCGTCGGAAGAAACCAAGACGGTGACGCTCGGCGCGCAATTGTTCCTCGGCCAGTTCGTCACCAACTGGAACGCCATCCTGGCTGCACTCTCGCTGGCGATCATGCCGGTGCTGATCCTCTACGTCATCTTCTCGCGGCAGCTGATCCGCGGCATTACCTCCGGAGCCGTCAAGTGA